The Sulfurihydrogenibium sp. YO3AOP1 genome has a window encoding:
- a CDS encoding biotin--[acetyl-CoA-carboxylase] ligase yields the protein MIDEAKLIQLLKEKKMSGEQLAQIFKVSRVAVWKKIKKLKDLGYKIESDKHGYRIIQPSDKLLQQEIIPTLKTKFIGKNYLYFEEIDSTNLQAKRENYEDGTVIFAESQTAGKGRKNRKWVSHKGLGLYFTIVLKPGIEVNYLSHFSLLFNYSVFKVLKNYVNGEIKIKWPNDIYLNGKKIAGFLIESSIENNSISKLIVGVGINVNQSIKDFEEDIKEVATSLKIEEGKTFNRKEIFLDILQQIEKDYLKFIKEKYLDIKKIEENLLWINQNVMILEDGKPILSGKLIGLNEDGSLMLKTDEGLRFVYVGDLSIRYK from the coding sequence ATGATTGACGAGGCAAAACTGATACAACTTTTAAAAGAAAAAAAGATGTCAGGCGAGCAGTTAGCACAAATCTTTAAAGTTTCACGTGTTGCAGTATGGAAAAAGATTAAAAAACTCAAAGACTTAGGATACAAAATAGAATCAGATAAGCATGGATACAGAATAATTCAGCCTTCTGATAAACTCTTACAACAAGAAATAATTCCAACCTTAAAAACAAAATTCATAGGAAAAAACTATCTTTATTTTGAAGAAATTGACTCTACAAACTTGCAAGCAAAAAGAGAAAACTACGAAGATGGAACGGTGATTTTTGCAGAATCACAAACAGCCGGAAAAGGTAGAAAAAATAGAAAATGGGTTAGCCATAAAGGCTTAGGATTGTACTTTACAATAGTTTTAAAACCGGGCATAGAAGTAAACTATTTATCTCATTTTAGCCTACTATTTAATTACAGCGTTTTTAAAGTTTTAAAAAATTACGTTAATGGAGAGATAAAAATCAAATGGCCAAATGATATTTATTTAAATGGAAAAAAAATAGCCGGCTTTTTGATTGAAAGCAGCATAGAAAATAACAGCATCTCAAAGCTAATCGTTGGTGTTGGAATAAATGTAAATCAATCGATAAAAGATTTTGAAGAAGATATTAAAGAAGTGGCAACATCTTTAAAAATAGAAGAAGGAAAAACATTTAACAGAAAAGAAATATTTTTAGACATATTACAGCAAATAGAAAAAGACTATTTAAAATTCATAAAAGAAAAGTACTTAGACATTAAAAAGATTGAAGAAAATCTTCTTTGGATAAATCAGAATGTTATGATTTTAGAAGATGGAAAACCAATACTTTCAGGAAAACTGATTGGTCTAAATGAAGATGGAAGTTTAATGCTAAAAACCGATGAAGGTTTAAGATTTGTATATGTTGGAGATTTAAGCATTAGATATAAATAA